In a single window of the Drosophila albomicans strain 15112-1751.03 chromosome 3, ASM965048v2, whole genome shotgun sequence genome:
- the LOC117568755 gene encoding frizzled-2, whose amino-acid sequence MQHKMNLATLLALVLLLASRRSSVLADSPQHMGGGGMGMGMGMGSHSMEVSPAPGYGVPAIPKDPNSRCEEITIPMCRGIGYNMTSFPNEMNHETQDEAGLEVHQFWPLVEIKCSPDLKFFLCSMYTPICLEDYHKPLPVCRSVCERARSGCAPIMQQYSFEWPERMACEHLPLHGDTDNLCMEQPSYTESSGTSSGGGSGSSSGSGSGSGGKRKQGGASGSGGSSSTANKCKGKNSKNCQNPLGERANGKECTCSCRSPLIVLGKEQLMQQSPMLHHHWYMNLTVQRIANVPNCAIPCKGPFFTNDEKDFAGLWIALWSGLCFCSTLMTLTTFIIDTERFKYPERPIVFLSACYFMVAVGYLSRNFLQNEEIACDGRLLRESSTGPHSCTLVFLLTYFFGMASSIWWVILSFTWFLAAGLKWGNEAITKHSQYFHLAAWLIPTVQSVAVLLLSAVDGDPILGICYVGNLNPDHLKTFVLAPLFVYLVIGTTFLMAGFVSLFRIRSVIKQQGGVGAGVKADKLEKLMIRIGIFSVLYTVPATIVIGCYLYEAAYFEDWIKALACPCAQVKGPGKKPLYSVLMLKYFMALAVGITSGVWIWSGKTLESWRRFWRRLFGAPDRTGANQALIKQRPPIPHPYAGSGMGMPVGSAAGSLLATPYTQAGGASVASTSHHHLHHHVLKQPAASHV is encoded by the coding sequence atgcaacacaaaatgaatctggcaacgctgctgGCGCTGGTGCTGCTACTGGCCAGCAGAAGGAGTTCAGTGCTGGCGGATAGTCCACAGCATATGGGCGGCGGCGGCATGGGTATGGGAATGGGCATGGGATCACACTCAATGGAGGTGAGTCCAGCGCCTGGCTATGGAGTGCCCGCCATACCCAAGGATCCCAACTCGCGTTGCGAGGAAATCACGATACCCATGTGCCGGGGAATTGGCTACAACATGACATCGTTTCCCAATGAAATGAATCACGAGACACAGGACGAGGCGGGTCTGGAGGTGCATCAGTTCTGGCCGCTGGTCGAGATCAAATGTTCGCCGGACTTGAAGTTCTTCCTCTGCAGCATGTATACGCCCATTTGTCTGGAGGACTATCACAAGCCGCTGCCTGTCTGTCGCAGTGTCTGCGAACGTGCTCGCTCCGGCTGTGCACCCATCATGCAGCAGTATAGCTTCGAGTGGCCCGAACGCATGGCTTGCGAGCACTTGCCGCTGCATGGGGATACCGACAATCTGTGCATGGAACAACCTTCGTATACCGAGAGCAGCGGCACCAGCAGCGGTGGTGGCAGTGGTAGCAGTTCGGGCTCTGGTTCTGGTTCTGGAGGAAAGCGTAAGCAGGGTGGCGCCAGTGGCTCTGGTGGCTCCTCATCGACAGCCAACAAGTGCAAGGGCAAGAATTCAAAAAACTGCCAAAATCCCCTAGGAGAAAGGGCAAACGGAAAGGAGTGCACATGCTCATGCCGATCGCCGCTCATCGTCCTGGGGAAGGAGCAGCTAATGCAGCAGTCCCCAATGCTGCACCATCACTGGTACATGAATCTGACTGTCCAAAGGATCGCAAACGTACCAAACTGCGCCATACCGTGCAAGGGACCGTTCTTCACAAACGACGAAAAGGACTTCGCCGGCCTGTGGATCGCCCTGTGGTCGGGTCTATGCTTCTGCAGCACCCTCATGACCCTAACCACATTCATCATCGACACCGAAAGGTTTAAGTATCCTGAGCGACCCATTGTCTTCCTTTCCGCCTGCTATTTCATGGTCGCCGTTGGCTACTTATCACGGAACTTCTTGCAAAACGAGGAGATCGCTTGCGATGGACGTTTGCTGCGTGAGAGCTCGACGGGACCGCATTCATGTACTTTGGTCTTTCTGCTCACCTACTTCTTTGGCATGGCCTCATCCATCTGGTGGGTCATACTCAGCTTCACCTGGTTCCTGGCCGCTGGCTTGAAATGGGGCAACGAAGCCATCACGAAGCATTCGCAGTACTTCCATCTTGCCGCATGGCTAATTCCGACGGTGCAATCGGTTGCAGTCCTGCTGCTGTCTGCCGTGGATGGCGATCCCATTTTGGGCATCTGCTATGTGGGTAATCTCAATCCGGATCATCTAAAGACCTTCGTTCTAGCACCGCTCTTTGTATACCTCGTCATTGGAACCACCTTCCTCATGGCCGGTTTTGTATCGCTCTTCCGCATCCGTTCGGTTATCAAGCAACAAGGCGGCGTTGGAGCCGGCGTCAAGGCTGACAAGTTAGAGAAGCTCATGATACGCATTGGCATCTTCTCCGTGCTCTACACAGTGCCAGCCACAATTGTCATTGGCTGCTATCTCTACGAGGCCGCCTACTTTGAGGACTGGATCAAGGCACTCGCCTGTCCCTGCGCTCAGGTCAAGGGACCGGGCAAAAAGCCGCTGTACTCGGTGCTCATGCTCAAGTATTTCATGGCACTAGCCGTGGGCATTACCTCGGGCGTCTGGATCTGGTCCGGCAAGACGCTAGAGAGCTGGCGTCGCTTCTGGCGGCGACTCTTCGGTGCGCCCGATCGCACTGGTGCCAATCAGGCATTGATTAAGCAAAGGCCGCCAATACCGCATCCATATGCGGGCTCGGGAATGGGCATGCCCGTGGGATCGGCAGCGGGATCGCTGTTGGCCACGCCCTACACACAAGCGGGCGGTGCTTCGGTGGCATCGACCAGCCACCACCATTTGCACCACCACGTTCTCAAGCAGCCGGCGGCCAGTCATGTATGA
- the LOC117567576 gene encoding uncharacterized protein LOC117567576: protein MGGGSVLGGHGTLMSTAGMSNSTVGGGGMSGMGAPPGSLLQQGGVGANGGAPGNVYGNVNGGGVGGVGGAGVGGGQSTAPGSVIDSRAVSVVVTLPGGPGSQHPGQALSDYGPI, encoded by the coding sequence ATGGGTGGCGGCAGCGTGCTGGGTGGTCACGGCACACTGATGAGCACGGCGGGCATGAGCAATAGTACGGTCGGTGGCGGCGGTATGTCTGGCATGGGAGCTCCTCCTGGCAGCTTGTTACAACAGGGCGGTGTTGGCGCCAATGGCGGTGCACCCGGTAATGTTTACGGCAATGTCAATGGTGGCGGTGTTGGGGGTGTTGGTGGCGCCGGCGTTGGCGGTGGGCAAAGCACAGCGCCCGGTTCGGTTATCGATTCGCGAGCTGTATCCGTGGTGGTTACTCTGCCCGGCGGGCCGGGCTCCCAACATCCGGGGCAGGCGTTGAGCGACTATGGTCCCATATAG
- the LOC117569489 gene encoding mucolipin-3-like produces the protein MQNYGVGAANSAAAAAAPAVKRRTDSYEAAQHHPHTPSSGENSRCESDEEYVNTRILRRRMELQSTPVVTVTAAAATTSMSPQGHVEQPEFPAPTSSASSYNEERMRRKLQFFFMNPIEKWQARRKFPYKFVVQIVKIVLVTMQLCLFAHSRYNHINYTWDNRIAFSHLFLNGWDSSREVESYPPAVGPFALYKKSEFFDTVQYAVVGYDNISHSIGPYFYPTPNNTMPPLTLCLWNYKEGTIFGFNESYIFDPHIEKICEKLPQNVSTIGVEQYLEDRGVEVNFASLVTAELTFKIKTVNFKANGGPLSAPDCFKFDVSILFNNRDHDGQMLLSLDAEATRLKCKGDTDFISEAHFDAILRSILNIFVLLTCALSFSLCIRALWRAYLLRCTTVNFFRSHFGKELSFDGRLEFVNFWYIMIIFNDVLLIIGSALKEQIEGRYMVVDQWDTCSLFLGIGNMLVWFGVLRYLGFFKTYNVVILTLKKAAPKILRFLIAALLIYAGFVFCGWLILGPYHMKFRSLATTSECLFALINGDDMFATFATLSTKATWLWWFCQIYLYSFISLYIYVVLSLFIAVIMDAYDTIKSYYKEGFPISDLKAFVGTRTAEDISSGVFMNDLDDFEQTSFLDVMKSICCCHCCRRRAEPAQGASGYTSLSSIMK, from the exons atgcaaaattacGGCGTTGGAGCTGCTAAttctgctgcagcagctgcagctccagCCGTTAAACGCCGTACCGACAGCTATGAAGCTGCCCAACACCACCCACATACGCCTAGCAGCGGGGAGAACTCACGCTGTGAAAGCGATGAGGAGTACGTGAACACCAGGATATTGAGACGACGCATGGAATTACAATCGACGCCTGTAGTGActgtgacagcagcagcagcaaccacatcgATGTCGCCACAAGGTCATGTGGAGCAGCCGGAGTTTCCAGCGCCAACATCCTCGGCATCATCCTACAACGAGGAGCGTATGCGTCGCAAGCTGCAGTTCTTTTTTATGAATCCCATTGAGAAGTGGCAGGCGCGACGCAAGTTTCCCTACAAATTTGTGGTGCAg ATTGTCAAGATTGTTTTGGTGACGATGCAGTTATGTCTGTTTGCCCATTCACGATATAACCACATCAACTATACCTGGGATAATCGTATTGCATtttcgcatttgtttttgaatgGATGGGATTCTTCACGAGAAGTCGAGAGCTATCCTCCAGCAGTGGGACCATTTgcattatataaaaaatcCGAGTTCTTCGACACTGTGCAATATGCGGTTGTGGGATATGACAATATCAGTCATTCCATTGGACCATATTTTTATCCCACTCCGAACAATACGATGCCGCCATTAACGCTCTGCCTGTGGAACTATAAGGAGGGTACCATTTTTGGCTTTAATGAATCGTATATCTTTGATCCGCATATCGAGAAGATATGCGAGAAATTACCACAAAATGTATCAACTATTGGAGTGGAACAATATCTAGAAGATCGTGGAGTTGAAGTCAACTTTGCTTCGCTAGTGACAGCGGAGTTGACGTTCAAGATCAAGACTGTGAACTTTAAGGCGAATGGAGGACCATTGTCTGCACCGGATTGCTTTAAGTTTGATGTATCAATATTGTTTAACAATCGAGATCACGATGGACAAATGCTGCTATCGCTAGATGCGGAAGCAACGCGTTTAAAGTGCAAAGGCGATACGGATTTCATATCGGAAGCGCATTTTGATGCAATACTCAGAAGTATTCTGAACATCTTTGTGTTGCTAACATGTGCCTTATCCTTTTCACTGTGTATTCGCGCTCTTTGGCGAGCCTATTTGCTGAGATGCACTACGGTAAACTTCTTCCGTTCACATTTTGGCAAGGAACTGAGTTTCGATGGCCGCCTGGAGTTTGTCAACTTCTG gtatattatgATAATCTTTAATGATGTGCTGCTGATTATTGGCTCAGCGCTGAAGGAACAAATCGAAGGTCGTTATATGGTGGTGGATCAATGGGACACCTGCTCCTTATTTTTGGGCATTGGCAATATGCTCGTATGGTTTGGCGTGCTGCGTTATTTGGGCTTCTTCAAGACCTATAATGTTGTAATACTCACATTGAAGAAAGCGGCGCCGAAAATACTACGCTTTTTAATCGCCGCCCTGTTGATCTATGCCGGATTTGTATTTTGCGGCTGGCTTATACTGGGACCTTATCACATGAAGTTCCGTTCGTTGGCCACTACCTCAGAGTGCCTATTTGCGTTGATCAACGGCGATGACATGTTCGCGACCTTTGCGACGCTCTCGACTAAAGCGACTTGGCTTTGGTGGTTCTGTCAGATCTATTTGTACTCGTTCATATCGCTATACATCTATGTGGTGCTATCACTGTTTATTGCGGTTATTATGGATGCATACGATACGATTAAGTCGTACTATAAGGAGGGATTCCCAATCTCCGATCTCAAAGCCTTTGTGGGCACCCGAACCGCCGAGGACATTAGCTCTGGTGTATTTATGAACGATCTGGATGACTTTGAGCAGACCAGTTTTTTGGATGTGATGAAAAGCATTTGCTGCTGTCATTGTTGTAGACGACGAGCGGAGCCTGCTCAAGGCGCCAGCGGCTACACAAGTCTATCGAGTATTATGAAGTGA
- the LOC117566520 gene encoding uncharacterized protein LOC117566520: MWNSRRIKMPTLTVNVILIILGCLLLSVEGLNLELSPSTAARSARLMRFLTDPATINRRANAPGQFARVRPSVENVHPPAGWRPPPGPQLIRREFNNNFPNGGRFAHAKDAAVLDVGKSQFYRPKEIQQYNHQSNQYTQNFKASPHFNGVAIKSEVNKFPNYAPIQQHAIPVEANKYLAYKQAQVQGQGQGQGHGQGHGQGLGLSQGQVQSFGQAAAYADVATKQALQYNQFGQAQNSYAVYEDAENAAKAAANFGQNYQQSQPAVPPKLTKAAEEYLHFMSTNEYFLPRHEPNYKQIDLERDQIKYQHQQQKLIQKEPQAQPQLHHLPDTSASSSYNKPLRAADLFYQQDPAPGNSAVVRGSYQAGQNSFVVKSDGNKSVKHILSTSLASKPTQPQPAPQPKAQTPPVTYSHVWHKTEKPEPLRFEFTEHDAIKGSASYTNAPQGQKFYYETHPSTPHIPTVSAAPIIENVKPVQEVPVIAKDNNEYANKNAEVQPNPQPAVTPDPAELETDKEAYCEKICANVYDENDEIVCGSDGYMYTGESQLECYSSCLNIEVSIKSKGSCS, encoded by the exons ATGTGGAATAGCAGAAGAATTAAAATGCCAACTCTTACGGTGAATGTGATACTTATTATCCTTGGCTGCCTCCTTCTGTCGGTGGAAGGCCTGAATCTCGAATTGAGTCCCTCGACAGCGGCGCGTAGTGCTCGTCTTATGCGATTTCTAACCGATCCTGCCACCATAAATCGTCGTGCTAATGCTCCTGGGCAGTTCGCTCGCGTTCGTCCGAGTGTGGAAAATGTACATCCACCAGCTGGCTGGAGGCCACCGCCAGGTCCGCAATTGATACGTCGCGAATTCAATAACAATTTCCCGAATGGAGGACGTTTTGCACATGCCAAGGATGCTGCTGTGCTGGATGTGGGCAAGAGTCAGTTCTACAGGCCTAAAGAGATTCAACAGTACAATCATCAATCCAATCAATACACACAGAACTTTAAGGCATCGCCTCATTTCAATGGTGTTGCTATAAAAAGTGAAGTCAACAAATTCCCCAATTACGCGCCCATTCAACAGCACGCCATTCCAGTTGAGGCCAACAAATATCTGGCCTACAAGCAGGCACAAGTTCAAGGGCAAGGACAGGGCCAGGGACATGGTCAAGGACACGGTCAGGGACTGGGACTGAGTCAAGGGCAAGTGCAGTCATTTGGACAGGCAGCAGCCTATGCCGATGTCGCCACGAAACAAGCTCTGCAATACAATCAATTTGGACAAGCCCAGAATAGCTATGCTGTCTACGAAGATGCTGAGAATGCGGCTAAAGCGGCGGCCAACTTTGGACAAAACTATCAGCAGTCGCAGCCCGCTGTGCCCCCAAAATTGACGAAAGCAGCTGAGgagtatttgcatttcatgAGCACCAACGAGTATTTCCTGCCCCGACATGAGCCCAACTACAAGCAAATCGATCTGGAACGCGATCAAATCAAgtatcagcatcagcagcaaaaattaatacaaaaggAACCACAAGCCCAACCCCAATTGCATCACCTGCCGGACACAAGTGCTTCATCCAGTTACAACAAACCTTTGCGTGCAGCAGATCTCTTCTACCAACAGGATCCTGCTCCTGGCAATTCGGCTGTGGTTCGAGGCAGTTATCAGGCGGGTCAGAATTCCTTTGTCGTTAAGTCCGATGGCAACAAATCGGTGAAGCACATTTTATCTACTTCATTAGCTTCGAAACCAACTCAACCCCAACCTGCACCTCAACCTAAAGCTCAAACACCACCTGTGACCTACAGCCATGTTTGGCATAAGACAGAAAAGCCAGAACCCCTGAGATTTGAGTTTACCGAACACGATGCCATTAAAGGTTCTGCCAGCTACACAAATGCGCCGCAGGGACAAAAGTTTTATTACGAGACACATCCCTCTACTCCTCACATCCCCACGGTCAGCGCAGCTCCAATTATTGAGAACGTAAAGCCAGTGCAGGAAGTTCCAGTCATCGCTAAGGATAATAATGAATATGCTAATAAG aATGCGGAAGTGCAGCCAAATCCACAGCCTGCAGTCACACCGGATCCAGCCGAGCTCGAAACGGACAAGGAAGCTTATTGTGAGAAGATTTGTGCCAATGTTTACGATGAAAATGATGAAATTGTCTGTGGCTCCGATGGATATATGTACACTGGGGAATCACAACTAGAATGTTATTCATCCTGCTTGAATATTG AGGTTTCCATAAAGAGTAAAGGATCATGTTCTTAA